A DNA window from Seriola aureovittata isolate HTS-2021-v1 ecotype China chromosome 8, ASM2101889v1, whole genome shotgun sequence contains the following coding sequences:
- the zgc:113425 gene encoding uncharacterized protein zgc:113425 isoform X1, which produces MDQYRYFIFNQKSVLVFGILQIACAGLCVVCGFMDAVFRKDTPLSTTRTPVWGGLIMASPGVLALFASQRKNSVLVSVMVAAAGLSCVAALFISGYACLTLTYGEENEDVFHHHDSPQVTFVLHRMVKGANATILLTCTISLALSSLVAFLGCRSLPRCGCYDARTGLETLVPQCDPGDTEMVCTWRAGGDHDTLFNSAQSTDQGPTEEEERPSKLPPYTRLT; this is translated from the exons ATGGACCAATACAGGTACTTTATCTTCAACCAGAAGAGCGTACTCGTCTTCGGGATCCTCCAGATCGCCTGTGCAGGTCTTTGTGTGGTCTGTGGGTTCATGGACGCGGTTTTCCGCAAGGACACCCCGCTGAGTACCACCAGGACGCCGGTGTGGGGAGGACTG ATCATGGCCTCTCCAGGTGTTCTGGCTCTGTTTGCCTCGCAGAGAAAAAACTCAGTGCTG GTCAGTGTGATGGTGGCAGCAGCCGGCCTCTCCTGTGTGGCTGCACTCTTTATCTCAGGTTATGCCTGTCTGACGCTCACCTACGGGGAGGAGAATGAGGATGTCTTCCACCACCATGACAGTCCTCAAGTG ACATTTGTGCTCCATCGGATGGTGAAGGGAGCCAACGCCACCATCCTGCTGACCTGCACCATCAGCCTGGCCCTCTCCTCTCTAGTCGCCTTCCTGGGCTGTCGCAGTCTGCCCCGCTGTGGCTGCTACGACGCCAGAACAGGACTG GAGACACTTGTTCCTCAATGTGACCCTGGGGACACGGAGATGGTGTGTACCTGGAGAG CAGGTGGTGATCATGACACACTCTTCAACTCAGCTCAGTCCACTGACCAAGGCCccactgaggaagaggagaggccCTCTAAACTGCCTCCGTACACCAGACTGACCTGA
- the rab33ba gene encoding RAB33B, member RAS oncogene family a translates to MAESGSAVGFSGSLTGSTLPPPRTRIFKIIVIGDSGVGKTCLTYRFCAGKFPEKTEATIGVDFRERLVEIDSEKIKIQLWDTAGQERFRKSMVQHYYRNVHAVVFVYDVTNAASFRSLPAWIEECKQHALGTEVPRILVGNKCDLQDSIQVGTDVAQQFADAHSMPVFETSAKNPNSQGDGSHGSGNSDHVEAIFMTVAHKLKSQKPLVLSQPPGGSGGTINLIRGVHDGGDGTRSWGCSSC, encoded by the exons ATGGCGGAGAGCGGGTCGGCGGTTGGATTCTCCGGGTCTCTGACTGGCTCCACTCTTCCGCCGCCGCGGACACGCATCTTTAAAATCATCGTGATCGGGGATTCGGGGGTCGGAAAGACGTGCCTCACCTACCGCTTCTGTGCTGGCAAGTTCCCCGAGAAGACCGAGGCCACGATCGGGGTGGACTTCAGGGAGAGGCTGGTCGAGATTGACAGCGAGAAAATCAAG ATCCAGCTTTGGGACACTGCAGGCCAGGAACGCTTCAGGAAGTCCATGGTGCAGCACTACTACCGCAACGTGCACGCTGTTGTCTTTGTCTATGACGTCACCAATGCCGCTAGCTTCCGCAGCCTCCCTGCCTGGATTGAGGAGTGCAAGCAGCACGCTCTGGGCACAGAGGTCCCCAGGATCCTGGTTGGAAACAAGTGTGACCTCCAAGACTCCATACAGGTGGGCACAGACGTGGCGCAGCAGTTTGCAGACGCTCACTCCATGCCCGTGTTCGAGACATCTGCTAAAAACCCAAACAGCCAAGGAGATGGAAGCCACGGCAGTGGAAACAGTGACCATGTGGAGGCTATCTTTATGACGGTGGCCCACAAGCTGAAGTCTCAGAAGCCTCTGGTGTTGAGCCAGCCGCCCGGGGGATCAGGGGGCACCATCAACCTTATCAGGGGGGTACATGATGGGGGTGATGGGACCAGGAGCtggggctgcagcagctgctga
- the zgc:113425 gene encoding uncharacterized protein zgc:113425 isoform X2, translating into MDQYRYFIFNQKSVLVFGILQIACAGLCVVCGFMDAVFRKDTPLSTTRTPVWGGLIMASPGVLALFASQRKNSVLVSVMVAAAGLSCVAALFISGYACLTLTYGEENEDVFHHHDSPQVTFVLHRMVKGANATILLTCTISLALSSLVAFLGCRSLPRCGCYDARTGLETLVPQCDPGDTEMVCTWRGGDHDTLFNSAQSTDQGPTEEEERPSKLPPYTRLT; encoded by the exons ATGGACCAATACAGGTACTTTATCTTCAACCAGAAGAGCGTACTCGTCTTCGGGATCCTCCAGATCGCCTGTGCAGGTCTTTGTGTGGTCTGTGGGTTCATGGACGCGGTTTTCCGCAAGGACACCCCGCTGAGTACCACCAGGACGCCGGTGTGGGGAGGACTG ATCATGGCCTCTCCAGGTGTTCTGGCTCTGTTTGCCTCGCAGAGAAAAAACTCAGTGCTG GTCAGTGTGATGGTGGCAGCAGCCGGCCTCTCCTGTGTGGCTGCACTCTTTATCTCAGGTTATGCCTGTCTGACGCTCACCTACGGGGAGGAGAATGAGGATGTCTTCCACCACCATGACAGTCCTCAAGTG ACATTTGTGCTCCATCGGATGGTGAAGGGAGCCAACGCCACCATCCTGCTGACCTGCACCATCAGCCTGGCCCTCTCCTCTCTAGTCGCCTTCCTGGGCTGTCGCAGTCTGCCCCGCTGTGGCTGCTACGACGCCAGAACAGGACTG GAGACACTTGTTCCTCAATGTGACCCTGGGGACACGGAGATGGTGTGTACCTGGAGAG GTGGTGATCATGACACACTCTTCAACTCAGCTCAGTCCACTGACCAAGGCCccactgaggaagaggagaggccCTCTAAACTGCCTCCGTACACCAGACTGACCTGA